In Hydrogenoanaerobacterium saccharovorans, a single window of DNA contains:
- a CDS encoding HAMP domain-containing sensor histidine kinase: MSINSRIKTASCFSVQKKLFLFIIAILLANIFLLFLLGSTTFEQLYTQHKIQELKNGAAEIKSAYAQGVDSETYNTALRTVENKNIIVRVFHKSTDNKIKLDYFTRMGFNPMEREKPKGRFYKPFIKEALNEFYAQGLDIKLQNEKYVIYQGSKQYYHNSILLYTAMNDKTYLALDTPRRYIAETAEFAIKSCIIISLLTLTVGSVVLYFICRKMTSPITDIQKTAERIANLDFSARCTVHSNDEIGKLAQAINNMSDSLQKNISELENTNLILRNDLHKQEQQDMMRKRFIANVSHDFKTPLTLITSYAENIKELDGNQLELRDEYCGIISSEGYKMAHLVHMLLSLSRLESGMVQLSKMAFSINEIILETIRRHALPAEKKHLVIERDLPDEIIVHADFQRIEQAFINLFENAVKYTPAGGSIKVSTQRLDGQCIVRIYNTGSPISQDDLDKLFISFYRIDESRSFNLQSYGLGLAIVRSIMELHKQEYGAHNVPGGVEFWFKLDTAAIDETDDEDI, translated from the coding sequence TTGAGCATCAACAGTAGAATTAAAACAGCAAGCTGCTTTAGTGTGCAAAAAAAGTTATTTTTATTTATTATAGCAATTCTGCTTGCAAATATTTTCCTGCTGTTTTTACTTGGATCAACCACATTCGAACAGCTGTATACACAGCATAAAATTCAGGAACTGAAAAACGGTGCAGCCGAAATCAAAAGTGCTTATGCCCAAGGCGTGGATTCTGAAACATACAACACTGCACTGAGAACTGTTGAAAATAAAAATATTATTGTACGCGTTTTTCATAAAAGCACCGACAATAAAATTAAATTGGATTACTTCACACGAATGGGTTTTAACCCAATGGAACGTGAAAAACCAAAAGGGCGTTTTTATAAGCCATTTATCAAAGAAGCTTTAAATGAGTTTTATGCACAGGGTTTGGATATTAAACTGCAGAATGAAAAATATGTAATCTACCAAGGGTCCAAACAGTATTATCATAACAGTATTCTGCTTTACACTGCAATGAACGACAAAACTTATTTAGCACTGGATACTCCGCGCAGATATATAGCGGAAACAGCCGAATTCGCAATCAAATCGTGCATTATAATCTCGTTGCTCACACTAACAGTCGGTTCGGTTGTGCTTTACTTTATCTGCCGCAAAATGACCTCGCCTATCACAGATATACAGAAAACAGCTGAGCGCATTGCCAATCTCGATTTTTCGGCACGCTGTACCGTTCACTCGAACGACGAGATTGGCAAACTGGCTCAAGCAATCAATAATATGTCCGACAGTTTGCAAAAAAACATCAGTGAGCTGGAAAACACCAACCTCATTCTGCGCAACGACCTGCATAAGCAAGAGCAGCAGGATATGATGCGAAAACGGTTTATTGCAAATGTTTCTCATGATTTTAAAACTCCGCTTACTCTTATCACCAGCTACGCAGAAAATATCAAAGAACTGGATGGAAACCAGCTGGAGCTACGCGACGAGTATTGCGGTATCATTTCGTCAGAGGGGTATAAAATGGCACATCTTGTACACATGCTGCTTAGCCTTTCTCGGTTGGAAAGCGGCATGGTTCAGCTTTCAAAAATGGCATTTTCGATCAACGAAATCATCCTTGAAACCATACGCAGGCATGCTCTGCCCGCTGAAAAAAAGCACCTCGTCATAGAGCGCGACCTCCCCGACGAAATCATCGTCCACGCAGATTTCCAACGTATTGAACAAGCGTTTATAAATCTTTTTGAAAACGCAGTTAAATATACACCCGCAGGCGGCAGCATAAAGGTTTCTACCCAACGGCTGGACGGGCAATGCATTGTGCGCATCTACAATACAGGCAGCCCCATTTCGCAAGATGATTTGGATAAACTGTTCATCAGTTTTTACCGTATTGATGAATCTCGCAGTTTTAACCTCCAAAGCTACGGGCTGGGTTTGGCAATTGTACGCAGTATCATGGAGCTGCATAAGCAGGAGTATGGCGCACACAATGTACCGGGAGGTGTTGAGTTTTGGTTTAAACTTGATACAGCCGCTATTGATGAAACGGATGACGAGGATATATAA
- a CDS encoding response regulator transcription factor — translation MDNKILIAEDEANIRRVVVSTLMKAGYHTIEACDGKDALDKFEQNPDIILVVLDVMMPWLNGYQVCEQIREQSSVPILMLTALDGETDEVNGLNSGADDYVSKPFSSSILVARVQSLLRRTSVGNKENLEMGSITLRYRERMVTVNGERIMLTPKEFDLLYFFMQNKNLVLTRDQILASVWDADYFGEDRTVDTHIKCLRSKLGECGKYIVTLRKVGYKFEHQQ, via the coding sequence ATGGACAATAAAATTTTGATAGCTGAAGACGAGGCTAATATTCGGCGTGTGGTTGTAAGTACCCTGATGAAAGCAGGTTACCACACGATAGAAGCCTGTGATGGCAAGGATGCTTTGGATAAGTTTGAACAAAACCCCGATATCATTTTGGTTGTACTGGATGTTATGATGCCTTGGCTGAACGGGTATCAAGTATGTGAACAAATTCGTGAACAATCATCGGTACCCATTTTAATGCTGACTGCTTTAGATGGCGAAACAGACGAAGTCAACGGTTTAAACAGCGGTGCAGATGATTATGTTTCCAAGCCGTTTTCCTCCAGTATCTTGGTTGCTCGTGTTCAGTCTTTACTACGGCGTACTTCTGTAGGCAACAAAGAAAATTTGGAGATGGGCAGCATTACCCTGCGTTACCGCGAGCGTATGGTAACGGTAAACGGCGAACGAATTATGCTAACCCCAAAAGAGTTTGATTTACTATACTTTTTTATGCAAAATAAAAATTTAGTGCTTACGCGAGATCAAATTTTAGCTTCTGTGTGGGATGCGGATTACTTTGGTGAAGACCGTACGGTGGATACGCACATCAAATGCCTGCGTTCGAAACTGGGCGAATGCGGCAAGTACATTGTTACTTTGCGAAAGGTGGGTTATAAGTTTGAGCATCAACAGTAG
- a CDS encoding aldo/keto reductase, translating to MQYRKFGKTGIEVSALGFGCMRLPTTDGIALSGNIDQAEATRMIRHAVDNGVNYIDTAYFYHDGKSETAVGNALLDGYRERVVLATKSPVYSFEQEEDFDRVLNEQLERLQTDTIDFYLLHALSLNTWNEKVLKFGLLDKMKKAKSDGKIRFIGFSFHDDYDAFCTMIDGFDSWDFCQIQLNYIDTNHQAGVRGLEYAASKGLGVVIMEPLLGGKLAVPPEQVAKALSPAKKPVEWALNFLWNRPEVSLLLSGMSTTQQTVDNLTYAARSSVGMLSTEDLAMLEHCKTVFETMALVPCTKCAYCMPCPFGLDIPKIYEAYNLTASSTMKHAVENYNSIAVKADACKRCKKCEVICPQAIKSSELMPQIAKTFAEAKIEED from the coding sequence ATGCAATACAGAAAATTCGGCAAAACAGGCATTGAAGTATCCGCACTTGGCTTTGGTTGTATGCGCCTGCCAACCACCGATGGAATTGCGTTAAGTGGGAACATCGACCAGGCTGAGGCTACTCGTATGATTCGTCATGCTGTCGACAACGGTGTAAATTACATTGATACCGCCTACTTTTACCATGATGGCAAAAGCGAAACTGCAGTAGGCAATGCTTTGCTTGATGGATACCGTGAGCGCGTGGTACTTGCCACAAAATCGCCTGTATACAGCTTTGAGCAGGAGGAGGACTTTGACCGTGTTCTTAACGAACAGCTTGAACGGCTGCAAACCGATACCATCGATTTTTACCTGCTGCATGCTCTAAGTTTAAATACTTGGAACGAAAAGGTTTTGAAATTCGGTTTGCTTGATAAAATGAAAAAGGCAAAAAGCGACGGTAAAATCCGCTTTATCGGGTTTTCGTTTCACGATGATTATGACGCATTTTGTACTATGATTGATGGTTTTGATAGTTGGGATTTCTGCCAGATTCAGCTCAATTACATCGATACAAACCATCAAGCAGGGGTTCGAGGGTTAGAGTATGCTGCTTCCAAAGGGCTGGGTGTTGTGATTATGGAGCCTCTTTTGGGCGGAAAGCTTGCAGTACCGCCCGAGCAGGTAGCTAAAGCGCTTTCTCCTGCTAAAAAACCTGTGGAGTGGGCACTGAACTTTTTATGGAACCGCCCCGAGGTTTCGCTGCTGCTCAGCGGTATGAGTACCACGCAGCAAACAGTGGATAACCTTACTTATGCTGCCCGTTCATCGGTTGGTATGCTTAGTACAGAAGATTTAGCGATGCTGGAGCATTGCAAAACCGTGTTTGAAACAATGGCACTAGTGCCATGCACCAAATGTGCCTACTGCATGCCATGCCCGTTTGGGCTTGATATACCCAAAATATATGAGGCATACAACTTAACAGCATCTTCAACGATGAAACACGCGGTTGAAAATTACAATAGCATCGCTGTAAAAGCCGATGCATGCAAACGCTGCAAAAAGTGCGAAGTAATCTGCCCACAGGCAATCAAATCCAGTGAGCTTATGCCGCAAATTGCAAAAACCTTTGCAGAAGCGAAGATAGAAGAAGATTAA
- a CDS encoding NAD-dependent protein deacylase — translation MQYVEKLKGLIEQSNNIVFFGGAGVSTESNIPDFRSQDGIYHQQYKYPPEIILSHTFFRNNTAEFFRFYKDKMIYANALPNNAHKALARLEQLGKLKAVITQNIDGLHQLAGSKAVYELHGTVHSNHCMKCKKFYPLEYIQRSQGIPYCSCGGVVKPDVVLYEESLDNKTISTSVSLIKNCDVLIVGGTSLAVYPAAGLIDYYCKNKLVLINRDKTSSDSKAALVIHENIGEVLSAVVQ, via the coding sequence ATGCAATACGTAGAAAAGTTAAAAGGATTGATAGAACAATCCAACAATATCGTGTTTTTTGGCGGAGCCGGTGTATCGACTGAAAGCAATATACCGGATTTTCGGTCGCAAGACGGTATTTATCATCAGCAGTACAAATACCCGCCCGAAATCATACTCAGCCATACCTTTTTCCGAAATAACACGGCGGAATTTTTCAGGTTTTACAAAGACAAAATGATTTATGCAAATGCGCTGCCCAACAACGCCCACAAAGCGCTGGCAAGGCTGGAACAACTGGGAAAGCTAAAAGCCGTTATCACCCAAAACATTGATGGGCTGCACCAATTGGCAGGCAGCAAAGCGGTATACGAACTGCATGGTACGGTACACAGCAACCATTGTATGAAGTGCAAAAAATTCTATCCTCTTGAATACATTCAGCGATCCCAAGGCATCCCGTATTGTAGTTGCGGAGGTGTTGTAAAACCCGATGTGGTACTGTATGAAGAAAGTTTGGATAATAAAACCATCAGCACAAGTGTTTCTCTCATCAAAAACTGTGATGTTTTAATCGTTGGCGGAACATCGCTTGCAGTTTACCCTGCTGCGGGGTTAATCGATTATTACTGTAAAAATAAACTGGTTCTTATCAACCGCGATAAAACCTCGTCAGACAGTAAAGCTGCTTTGGTAATTCATGAAAATATCGGGGAAGTATTGAGTGCCGTAGTACAGTAA
- a CDS encoding CPCC family cysteine-rich protein, which translates to MDKYIPTAYTRQTSSEKTEVKNEVIGDAPCPCCGYITIPNHGDALAYICPVCLWEIDLFIKNDDEPSDLNHGLTILKAKRNYQKYGAVLPHLK; encoded by the coding sequence ATGGATAAATATATACCAACGGCATATACCCGACAAACATCATCTGAAAAAACTGAGGTTAAAAATGAAGTTATCGGCGATGCACCGTGCCCCTGCTGCGGGTATATTACAATCCCAAATCATGGTGATGCGCTTGCTTATATCTGCCCTGTGTGTTTGTGGGAGATTGACTTATTTATAAAAAATGATGATGAACCGAGCGACTTAAACCATGGGTTGACTATATTGAAAGCAAAAAGAAACTACCAAAAATATGGCGCAGTATTACCCCATTTAAAATAG
- a CDS encoding MerR family transcriptional regulator, which produces MLKIGDFSKLSRISIRMLRHYDELGLLIPASTDNFTGYRYYSEAQLPIANRITALKDMGFSLATVCEILKIYNNPQALTQYLQLKQTEMQEQADETARRLRLLETTIKRLRKDGTVMNYNVTLKQLPERYVASVRDVIPTYAHEGKLWQTLMEETAPLHMQNDDPCYTLAIFQDSEYKESNVDVEVQMSVKGSYTNTEHVLFKTVAPIQIASATYTGSYDKIDQVNEAVANWVRDNGYEFNGAMFNIYHVSPHETKNPEEWVTEVCYPVKKK; this is translated from the coding sequence ATGCTGAAGATTGGCGATTTTTCAAAACTATCAAGGATAAGCATACGAATGCTGCGGCATTACGACGAACTCGGTTTGCTGATACCTGCCAGTACAGACAATTTTACAGGCTATCGGTATTATAGTGAGGCACAACTGCCTATTGCAAACCGCATAACTGCGCTGAAAGATATGGGGTTCAGCCTTGCAACTGTTTGTGAAATACTAAAAATCTATAATAATCCACAGGCACTTACACAATATTTGCAGCTAAAACAAACCGAAATGCAAGAACAAGCCGATGAAACTGCTCGGCGTTTGCGCCTCCTTGAAACAACAATCAAACGGTTAAGAAAGGATGGTACGGTTATGAATTATAATGTTACTTTAAAGCAACTGCCCGAAAGATATGTGGCCAGTGTACGAGATGTTATCCCCACTTATGCGCACGAGGGCAAACTATGGCAAACCCTTATGGAAGAAACCGCCCCGCTGCATATGCAGAATGATGACCCATGCTATACCCTTGCAATTTTTCAAGATAGTGAATACAAAGAAAGCAATGTAGATGTAGAGGTGCAAATGTCGGTTAAAGGCAGCTACACCAACACAGAACACGTTTTATTTAAAACAGTGGCACCTATCCAAATTGCATCTGCAACCTATACAGGCAGCTATGATAAAATCGACCAGGTAAACGAGGCGGTTGCCAATTGGGTACGAGATAACGGCTACGAATTTAATGGAGCTATGTTTAATATATACCATGTCAGCCCGCACGAAACAAAAAACCCCGAAGAATGGGTAACCGAGGTTTGCTACCCCGTAAAAAAGAAATAA
- a CDS encoding LacI family DNA-binding transcriptional regulator, translating into MSDFRKENVTINEVAAAAKVSKTTISRYLNGKYEFMSLETKHRIESVINQLNYHPSNIARSLKSQKSRVIGCIIANITSPFSSILVKGISDVCQRNGYQVLFINVDNNAQKELDGIQSLLNSQVDGLIINTTGYNDDYIIELFQKGYPVALADRCLMDRFAVDTVTTENYHTTYDCIKHLYEQGYKHVAFFTEPQGKISSRYIRHTGFLAAMEQLYHADGNEYTFPVDANDINVCVQSLNSFIGKYPNEPLAIFTVNGVTLLNVLNGMNTAGYQISNKLGICGFDDWGWASVIPPGITTVTQDSYKVGVLCAEMVIKRIKQKNKLKPKFLELPNELIIRGSTELIKQK; encoded by the coding sequence ATGTCTGATTTTAGGAAAGAGAATGTTACAATTAATGAAGTTGCAGCTGCCGCAAAAGTTTCTAAAACAACCATCTCACGCTATTTGAATGGGAAATATGAATTTATGTCCCTAGAAACAAAACACCGCATTGAAAGTGTCATCAATCAACTTAATTATCATCCCAGCAACATTGCACGCAGTTTGAAATCTCAAAAAAGCAGAGTTATAGGCTGTATCATAGCCAATATCACAAGCCCCTTCTCCTCCATTTTAGTAAAAGGAATCAGTGATGTTTGCCAACGAAATGGCTACCAAGTGTTGTTTATTAACGTGGACAATAATGCTCAAAAAGAGTTGGACGGAATTCAGTCTTTGCTTAATAGTCAGGTTGATGGTCTTATTATCAATACCACCGGTTACAACGATGATTACATCATAGAACTTTTTCAAAAGGGATATCCCGTTGCACTGGCAGACCGCTGCCTGATGGACCGCTTTGCTGTAGATACTGTTACCACAGAAAACTACCACACCACCTACGATTGCATTAAGCACCTCTATGAACAAGGTTACAAACACGTTGCATTTTTTACCGAACCACAAGGCAAAATAAGCAGCCGTTACATTAGGCATACTGGTTTTTTAGCGGCAATGGAACAGCTTTATCATGCCGATGGAAATGAATATACGTTTCCAGTCGATGCCAATGACATTAATGTGTGTGTACAAAGTCTCAACAGCTTTATTGGCAAGTACCCGAATGAACCCCTTGCTATTTTTACTGTAAACGGTGTTACCCTGTTGAATGTTTTAAATGGTATGAACACAGCTGGCTATCAAATTTCAAATAAACTTGGTATTTGTGGGTTTGATGATTGGGGATGGGCTTCGGTAATTCCACCGGGGATTACTACCGTTACACAGGATTCTTACAAAGTTGGCGTTTTGTGTGCAGAAATGGTAATCAAGCGTATCAAACAGAAGAATAAACTCAAGCCCAAATTTTTGGAACTGCCAAATGAACTAATTATAAGAGGTTCCACAGAACTGATTAAACAAAAATAA